One Alnus glutinosa chromosome 3, dhAlnGlut1.1, whole genome shotgun sequence genomic region harbors:
- the LOC133864611 gene encoding ubiquitin carboxyl-terminal hydrolase 6-like, whose translation MITVSVKWQKELFKDVEIDTSQPPYVFKCQLYDLTGVPPERQKIMVKGGLLKDDADWSTLGVKEGQKLMMMGTADEIIKAPEKGPVFMEDLPEEEQVVALGHSAGLFNLGNTCYMNSTVQCLHSVPELKSALIKYSHSERSNDVDQSSHMLAIATRDLFNELDKSVKPVAPMQFWMLLRKKYPQFGQLHNGVFMQQDAEECWTQLLYTLSQSLKTTGSSENPDTVKALFGIELVSRVHCEESGEESSEAESVYSLKCHISQEVNHLHEGLKHGLKSELEKASPSLGRSAIYLKESRIDGLPRYLTIQFVRFFWKRESNQKAKILRKVDYPLELDVYDLCSDDLRRKLEVPRKRLRDEEGKKLGLKASVDGSGSKDNDVKMSNAEGSSNGSGEPSMATSQEGVPSASETHMTGIYDLVAVLTHKGRSADSGHYVGWVKQESGKWIEYDDDSPLVQREEDITKLSGGGDWHMAYICMYKARILPM comes from the exons TGAGTGTAAAATGGCAAAAGGAGCTGTTTAAAGATGTGGAAATTGATACTAGCCAGCCCCCTTATGTCTTCAAGTGCCAGTTGTATGATCTAACTGGGGTTCCTCCTGAAAGACAGAAGATTATGGTTAAGGGTGGTTTGCTGAAG GATGATGCAGATTGGTCAACTTTAGGAGTAAAAGAG ggCCAAAAATTAATGATGATGGGAACTGCAGATGAGATTATCAAAGCTCCAGAGAAGGGCCCTGTATTCATGGAAGATCTCCCAGAAGAAGAGCAAGTGGTTGCCTTG GGTCATAGTGCTGGTCTATTTAATTTGGGAAACACCTGTTACATGAATTCCACAGTACAATGTCTGCATTCTGTTCCAGAGTTAAAGTCAGCTTTGATCAA GTATTCACATTCTGAAAGAAGCAACGATGTGGATCAGTCTTCTCATATGTTGGCTATAGCGACACGTGATTTATTTAATGAGCTCGATAAAAGTGTCAAGCCTGTGGCACCAATGCAATTTTGGATG TTGCTGCGCAAAAAGTATCCTCAATTTGGCCAGCTGCACAATGGTGTCTTCATGCAGCAG GATGCTGAAGAATGTTGGACTCAACTTTTATATACACTTTCTCAGTCTCTCAAAACGACTGGTTCTAG TGAAAATCCGGATACAGTGAAGGCCCTCTTTGGCATCGAACTTGTTAGCAG GGTGCATTGTGAAGAAAGTGGTGAAGAAAGCTCAGAGGCAGAATCCGTTTATTCTCTTAAGTGCCACATATCACAAGAGGTGAACCATTTGCATGAAGGACTAAAGCAT GGTTTAAAATCAGAATTGGAAAAGGCTTCCCCATCCTTGGGGCGTAGTGCAATTTATTTGAAAGAGTCTCGTATCGATGGCCTGCCAAG gTACTTGACCATCCAGTTCGTGCGGTTTTTCTGGAAGAGGGAGTCAAATCAGAAGGCCAAAATTTTGAGG AAAGTGGATTATCCCTTGGAGTTAGATGTTTATGATCTGTGTTCAGATGATCTCCGCAGAAAATTGGAAGTTCCTCGCAAG AGGCTAAGAGATGAGGAAGGTAAAAAACTTGGTCTGAAAGCTAGTGTGGATGGCTCTGGTTCAAAAGACAATGATGTCAAGATGTCCAATGCAGAG GGATCATCAAATGGAAGCGGTGAGCCATCTATGGCTACATCCCAAGAAG GTGTTCCGTCAGCCAGTGAGACACACATGACTGGAATTTATGATTTGGTTGCTGTGTTGACCCACAAGGGTAGGAGTGCTGATTCAGGGCATTATGTTGGTTGGGTCAAGCAAGAAAGTG GAAAATGGATCGAGTATGATGATGACAGTCCTCTCGTACAACGGGAGGAAGACATCACAAAACTGTCTGGAGGAG GTGATTGGCATATGGCTTATATATGCATGTACAAGGCCCGCATCCTCCCTATGTAA
- the LOC133864772 gene encoding dof zinc finger protein DOF3.1-like: MQDPAIFQPMKPNFPEPEQLKCPRCGSANTKFCYYNNYNLSQPRHFCKNCRRYWTKGGALRNIPVGGGTRKNAKRPSNPKRSSSSSSLSTTSSSSAVQNPPPEPDPTRIYGAAADQERRMLDVTGSFSSLLASNGQFGSFMEVLNPNGSGEFAENLESGHALDTGSDRNPAMAVQSNSNSESYLGLASGDSSCWTGGNGWPDLAIYTPGSNFQ, from the coding sequence ATGCAAGACCCAGCGATATTCCAACCCATGAAACCCAACTTCCCAGAGCCAGAGCAACTCAAATGCCCACGCTGTGGCTCCGCAAACACCAAGTTCTGCTACTACAACAACTACAATCTTTCACAGCCCCGCCACTTTTGCAAGAATTGTAGGAGGTACTGGACCAAAGGCGGTGCTCTGAGAAACATCCCAGTTGGTGGCGGAACCCGCAAGAACGCGAAGCGACCGTCAAACCCAAAACGCTCCTCTTCATCGTCTTCACTATCAACAACATCATCAAGTTCGGCGGTGCAGAATCCGCCTCCGGAGCCCGACCCGACCCGGATTTATGGTGCGGCGGCGGATCAGGAGCGGCGGATGCTGGATGTCACCGGGAGCTTTTCATCGCTTCTGGCGTCAAATGGGCAGTTCGGAAGTTTTATGGAGGTTCTGAATCCAAATGGGTCTGGTGAGTTTGCAGAGAATTTGGAATCGGGTCACGCGTTGGACACAGGTTCGGATCGAAACCCGGCAATGGCGGTGCAGAGTAATAGCAATTCGGAGAGTTATTTGGGTCTGGCAAGTGGTGATTCAAGCTGTTGGACCGGCGGCAATGGGTGGCCGGATCTTGCTATTTACACACCAGGTTCAAATTTTCAGTAG